ctgatgcaacgcacctcttcatgtgtttatttcacactaatACAGCTGACCAGCAGCCATgtgaagcagaaggatctcactgactcactggagagagatgagcagcacagtaagagttttcactcattgctactgtgtgtccatttgaatgctgaaatgagctTCAGAATCAAATATAACAGAGTacaatgttttgatttatagcatctgcactttcataatagtgttttacatCAACAGTCTTTCATATAGAAAccatcacacactgcatgtacacaacagtgtttaaattaaaatattccaTCCAGCAGTGATTATGGGGCAAGCAAATGcacatgagattaaatgtcCTTGAAAGAGATTTAAGTTTTTGTCCTATTAATTAGCACTGAGGATTAATGAGCACTGAGCATAAAAATTATAAGATGATTAAATTACTACATGACCCATGAAGACCATATTTACCACATCATATTatgaaaaattaagaaatttgaTGTGATAAATGAATTGAAtcctttttcattgtttgatatgttttcattttgtgtgaagAGCACACTGTGAGAAGTGTGTAATACTATTAGAGGTGTGTAAACCATTGTGAAAATTGactgcatatgtattttttattatctgttctgttattttaaacattgtttctcATGTTTCCCCTCCTCAGATACATCCATAGAAAGAGCCCAGAAGGTACTGAAAACTGCTCTGAAGAagaagtttgaatgcatatttgaaggtttagcaaagcagggcaacccaaccctcctcaatgagatctatacagagctctacatcacagaggggggaagtggggggatCAATGATGAACACGAGATCACACAGATTGAGATagcatccaagagacaaaccacacaggagactgcaatcctctgcaatgacatctttaagcctttacctggacaagagagacccatcagaactgtgcttacaaagggcatcgctggtattgggaaaaccgtctctgtgcagaagttcattctggactgggcagaaggaaaagccaatcaggacattgatttgatcttcactcttcctttccgagatctgaatctgaaaaaggATAGAGAATTCTGTCTGATGCTacttctgcagcactactttccacaactgaaagagatcaaGAGTATTGAAggtgaaaaagtgaaaattgtgtttatctttgatggtctggatgaatgtcgacttcctctagatttccaaagcaataagatctgctgtgatataacagagtcatcatcagtggatgtgctgctgaccaacctcattctggggaatctgcttccctctgctctcctctggatcacctcccgaccagcagcagccaatcaggtccCTCCTGAGTGCatccaccaggtgacagaggtacgaggattcaatgacccacagaaggaggagtacttcaggaagagaatcagagatcgGAACAAGGCCAGCaaaattatctcacacataaagtcatccaggagtctgcacatcatgtgtcacataccagtcttctgctggatttctgccaCTGTACTGGAGACAATGTTTAGTAAAGTAGGCAATAGAAAAatgcccaaaactctgactgaaatgtacacacactttctgctcattcagactaatgtgaagaatgaGAAGTATCATGGCACCGATGTGACAAACCCAGAAATCCTCCTTAAACTGGGGCGGctggcttttctacagctggaaaagggcaatctgatattctatgaagaggacctgagagagagtggcattgatgtcagtgaagcttcagtgtactctggggtgtgcacagagatctttaaagaggagtgtgggtNNNNNNNNNNNNNNNNNNNNNNNNNNNNNNNNNNNNNNNNNNNNNNNNNNNNNNNNNNNNNNNNNNNNNNNNNNNNNNNNNNNNNNNNNNNNNNNNNNNNTCTGTCAGGCGTGAACGCTCAGCACAGGGACTAAGGCTCCAGCCAGGGACACAGAAcagtgctccttatatggagacgtggtcctctcgggcgaaggtggtgctccttatatggagacgtggtccactcgggcgaaggtggtgctccttatatggagacgtggtctactcgggcgaaggtggtgctccttatatggagacgtggtcctctcgggtgaaggtggtgctccttatggagctcaccctcccatgggaggagggggcagaagcagcCTATGAGCGGAAACGCCTGAAGTACTCCGACCTGGCagcggagtgtgagagtgtaaggagTGTAAGGAGGTCGGTTAGAGAGCGACAGTATATCCAGTGGAGGTGGGACGCTGGGGGTTCACCCGCCAGTCAGTGCTCTACCTTCTGGAGAACACGGGCATGGCAGGGGCAAGGCTGAGGAGGGCAGCTAGAGGGCTGGCcgaggaagcagagaaggggggctggctcggggggggggggagtcggcAAATACCCACTGCACCCAAAACAAGCAGCAAGCAGAGGGCGGCAGCTGGCCATCTGGACcagtttgagcctctttgtgtccctggagtagaggctcccagcccagcacacacaggtgtagaacaggacaccggccacaatgatctggtagaacatggccagcatcctgctacacacaccgaaggagcgtagcctccccagaaagaaaagccttcagtcTAGTAGGGCCTCCAAAGACACAAACCACAGTGTCAAACCATCTATCTATATGATCGGGTGAAcatggtgtatatgtgtttgtgtgtgtgtttttgtgcgtgtgtgtgcatgttataaaaatgagcatcttcagtgcatcaaccagtgcagtgtttctttgaaattgcacccccatcctcatgctaaatggaatttaataaaaccattatgtgcCGTGGCAGGAGCTTAAAATAGACCTGTGGGCTGTACTGGAatactggaaacacaaagtggaTGCTTTCCGCCATCCGGTGGTCTTGTGACGCTACTACAAGGGACTGAACTCCAGAGGGTGAGACTCAAGGCTGAAGTTGGGAGTTTCTAAATTGTTGACTGCTTACTCCCGTTCCCTctgtctaatataacattttttgtaaagatctGATACTAGgccctaatttttttttttttttttacaattgagcACACACTTCTTAACCTTTTTCTgtctaaactaaatataaattaaatttatgaaaCCAAACATTCTATTATTGATGGCCATTATCAAAGGCAAACTCAATGTAGACAGATAGGGCTGGCAGTAGCAGCGCCGCAGCAGCAACGCTGGtggtgtggacacacacatgcatgcgagCCGCAGCAGTTCGGCGAGGTAGCCGTCACGCGCAGGCGAGGTAAGCGGTGTAGACCAGGCGtaaggcagtgcagtgtggggccacatagctcaggagctaagagtggttgtctggcagtcgccCTGAACAGTGTTGAAATTAAAAGATCTTTTATTATCAATGCATGTCTATGTTTGGTTTGcagtggaacaaaaaaaaataataactgaattCATACGTATTCTACAAAGAGATTCTAAAATAGCTTGGACACAGTTATTGGTACCCTTTAGAATAGTGGTAACCAACCTTTTCAAGCCCAAGATCACTTATTATTCCAAAATGTAAGCCGAGATCTACCACTCCGATATCTTCCAATTAAAACCCACTTACCACAAGTAAGACTGTTCactgtcatatttatttttgcaatttctGTTACGACAGGCTCTATGTACGTGCATACTTACTCACAAAGAACGACACAGTTATGCACAGTTATCAGTTCAATgcacaatattcatatttacggTAGGCCTATCTGTTCAatgcaaaatattcatatttacagcaTCCGTTCAATgcacaatattcatatttagtttCTCAGTTCaattaataatattcatatttacagatACCTTGTCATGTTAGtcctgtagttttatttttacttttggaagccaaaataaacatattgacGCTGAATGCACCTTAACTAACATAACAACATAGATATAGCTGAGGGTTCAGTGAAAAAGAAATCGAAAACGTATTATTTCCACCCGGAATGGGAgcatgaatttattttcacGTCAGCGAATGAGAAGACTATATGCCTCATATTTCCATTCCGGGTGGAAATAATAAGTTTTTGCTGGACCCTCAACCATAATGATGTTGTTATGTTAGTTAAGGTTGGCACCGCTCGCAACTCCTGCTGTACAAACTGTCAGCGTTAACGTTACTTCCTCAACCCTCGttacgtgatttttttttacccccaccCACAATTGCATGTAgcccaagcggccaaaaccagacttcgtttttgaagctcatttcctggtgttgtagttcctggttgctcactagcgccactacggatggctccagtataggtgttttcatatccggtttccatgtaagtctacggtacaaatgcgatcaaaatacaaagtcgataattttttctcacaagaacaaataatcataataggtgtattttattcgtcttatgactgtccatgggtggatttcatgatttattgcgtcatttgggcacagtgccaatatttgttctggaccaatgaggtacagcttgcgtcacttccggattactgcggaggactgagccaCAGAAGGggatacagtctatggtcactggggtgggcggctccggccacggtccgcctgtgctaagtttGAAAAtacaggcatcccatttcgtggtgatttaattatggcgtgtgctatttacagctgtactagacgaccataaaataatcctcctaagtttttcggtagccgagtcatttttactgtttcctttagcctacttaaccaaataattacttggcagaaagcgtaatcagcttgctatatttggtagtccagtagtagcctatgctaaaacatttcgcaacttcggctaccaagccatttgactagctagctaaccttaaccggcaaacattcaatctgtcagacgtgtttgggggcttgtcagtcgtgtacattccgtaaatgtctacctgggccatgcttcgcgcatgtgacaaagctactataatcccgatttgtgggataaacactttttcagtttcacgaagcgaagtctcaaggttcatttgctgaatatacaacacacgatgaaatcacacacagaatttaacgatcttggcatttagaaaggatcacgtttttagcatttaagagaccgacaagctaggcatttaaaaCCGTGGTTCTcggaatcggttctgggggctcctgtcgtctattggcttttctccattggttttgatgatttacaagaaaaaaataatagcctaatataataataattagaaattcaatgtaggctacatcattATTGTCTTCAtacaccaggtggaaaacttgctgtacaaagtgcgttgttaCACGCCtacagatcagttattaaaatacttggtagatttgttaatcaccgctgacagtgttaatttttattcggtagaaagtgatttgcgaacgatcggtcagctagcgtcacccagcaagtgaacaccacaaacggcgatggagtagctagtagcagttactggctcattaactgactgtggcgaaaacctacgacgataacttgctcggttaacagcagatctaccagacagttatacgaaaattagcctagtcaaatcaccagtagcctacacatctctgattgattgaccatcagtgtagtcaatgttattcccctgtggttcatattgctaatgcgtgagctaaccacggatagcctacctagctcactggcaagctgatatgctagctaagcatattcgttttgctgagaaacataaattgaagataactgaacatagcctaattgtatttttaatgtcatacatataacgtgattacatgacacagtacagtcacggatggaaattaaactccgtaaacatctgataatatattttaaaacgtaacggcagacagtcaactagcctcgttcaggttgatgggcttttccgcaccggactgtcaatcaaattctAAAATCACAAgcccgcttaactctatggttttggctccaaatcgagaaaatggccgcgcccgccattgagcttcaaaatgtgttttagagacccacggagagtcaatgggtgacgtcacagtagctttgtccatattttttacagtctctgatgtAGCCATTCATAGATCTCAGCGTATCAAATAACCAATTCGAGATTGTAAGATAACGTATGACCTATGCATGACTCAAATCAACGAGCCAGAGCTAGGTCTAAAAAGCGTATTAaaacaaccaaccaaccagagaatgaaaaaactttttttttttaaattattattattatttttttttagaaaatgtgaaaatgctagGGATCGACAGTGAAGGCTTTGAAGATCGACCGGTAAATCGCGATCGGCCTGTTGGTTACCCTTGCTTTAGAAGTTGCAAGAAATAATTGATTTGTAGTGATACTTTAAGCAGTCAATCGTGTTTTAATTAGTATCACAAGCATTTTCAATCTTATAATCATTCATGCAGccagtttaaaagaaaattactataaatgttgtggttgcaattgccgtcgtagatgtcaCAAGGAAATGTCACTAACAAAAgaaagtttgctctctttgctgTAAGAGCAAAAGAGTGGGagatgcacaacactgcctactgattgTAGATAAGATCGCTGTGAGGATGCTTTCCATAGAGGATTACAGCTGCATGCTCccatattactgaaaatgctgtagcGGTGGCTAGCTATACGTGCATATCAGCATATGAGGCGTgctgtgtgcgttgtgttgatAGAAGCATACCGCTAGAAGTTAGCTAATTGTTAAATGGTCTACTTACACCACTATATCACcgaggttcagaaaatgtaagcctgcatttggttaattttattatgcaaattattttatctGAAGGTTTCTACGACAGCGATCGTGACCACgacatttgttttgtctttgtgtatAGCTATTATTGCAGATAAATTATTGCATTCGTTCAATTattgaattcattattttattttctgttaaaaaacatttaattaatattgagGGAGATAGTCAACTACTTGCATGTTACATGACATTtgtagccatttactaatatGATCGCATTTCAGTAAGTTGACGCTGAAGGGGTATCTGGTGGTATGCGTGACTCATGCCCAGCTTGGTAAATTTCTATCCTACTGACAGCCTAGCGAACAAGTCCTCTACTCTAGGGATAGGGTATTGCTCAAGCTTGGATACACGATTTACCGTCATAGTCTCTGCAGATTTGAGCAGTGTTATCTGGTTGTAACACTGGGACTATTGGGGCAGCCCACTCGGCATACTTGACtgactattattattgtctGGCGCTCCAATCGGTCGGTTTCTGCCTCTACTTTAGCTCTCGTGGTGAATTACACTGGTCTTGGTTTGAAAAACCTAGGGGCTGCTTCTTTGTCCACATAGATTTTTGCAGGGGGACCATTAAGTCGGCCCAGCTCCTCTTTGAAGACCTCTTCGTGTTGACTGAGCACCTCTTGTAATGTCAATTCCCTGACATAATTCACATGATTTACAGATCCCCAATCTATGCCCAGTTGCCTTATCCAGCCCCGGCCTAGCAGACTTGGTCCTGTTCCTGTGACTACCGCCACCGTTAAGTTCTTAACAGTCTctttgtactgtacagtaacctCTACAGTGCCCATTGTCTCTACCGGTTGACCTGTGTATGTCTTAAGCTTAAATGGGCGTGGCTTAAGTTCTGGTACTTTGTCCCCATTCCACAGCTTAGTGTACTCTGACCTGTTCATCACTGTAACGCCACAACCTGTATCAAGCTCGAACTGTTTTTCCACACCATTCACTGTTAACCTTTTTGTGAAAGGTTCTTCTTCGGAAGTCCCTGCTTCCTTAATGTTATACATTGTGAAAACATCTGAGGACAGCTCAAAcagttgacatttttaaatgaagactAAAAACATACCTTTTTTTGCCTTGCCTTTACCTAGgaacaattcaattttattttattatttatttatttatttatttatttatttatttatttatttatttatttatttatttattcttatttattttatcactttatatttcttacatttacTAATACTCTTCttacttgattttatttaattattttattgtattttatttatttatttattttttatttgtgaagtgCATTGCATTGCAAAACCTTGTacgaaatgtgctatataaataaagtttgattgattgattgattgaaaaacaCTTCCTCATTTTTgtcctcattttctttctccactCTGACATGATGCGCTACGTGTTTTTCCTTGTTTCTCCATCTCCCGCACTCCTCCCCCTTGAAACTTCCCAGCACCTGATGATGAGCTCTTGGACTGGCATGCTTTTtgtatgtgtctttttttttcctcagccaTGGCATGTTTCTTTTATGTAGCGACATTCACTGGCAATATGCTGCTCGCTTCCACATCTGTAACCAGCTTTCCGCCACCAGGGCCGgccactggcataaacactctgTAAGGAAGATCTTGGTGGTTAGGAGTTTGTCAACAATATGGGGTGTCTGGTCAGGACACGGAGGCAGGAAATTCTTTTGGGGATTTATtataaatggaatggaaatacacaggcacaggcaatcTCTGTTCTCCTCTTAGGTTTAAACcaggtgggtgtgcatgtgtgtatgtgtggttctAAATAAGGAAAAGAAATACAGTTAGCCNNNNNNNNNNNNNNNNNNNNNNNNNNNNNNNNNNNNNNNNNNNNNNNNNNNNNNNNNNNNNNNNNNNNNNNNNNNNNNNNNNNNNNNNNNNNNNNNNNNNAATGCTCAGACATTTAGCACAACATCTCTTGACAAGCCTTTCTCTCAGACTCCCTTCCCTATGCCCCTCATGGCTACACATAGTTGTATTCTCAACAATCacatactgccctctgctggttaGAACAATTATACCTCTTCAGTCTTACTCTATTACataacaaattttattttagcagtaatctggtatgcaaatgagccagtaCTGAACTGACAGTGTATGGCAATGCATGGAAGGGatacactaaaacaccagcaacaactGCAAGTACATGACTTCACAGAAATGACTACATAATGTTATAGGTATAGGTCTGTagagtaaatgtaaatgtaaagtatATGCGACGCATGTACGTATGTTGTAAAGAAGTTCAAACATAAGCTTAAGTATATTTTCCGGGAGTGCATAATTGGTCAGAAGTGTACCAAGTACACAGTAATTTTAAGAAAGTATGCTTCATTAGTGAGCTTATAAAACCTCGTAGTGTCCACCTTGTTAAAGTTCTCTTCAGCCTGAAAGTATTAAGGTACATCTATCATATGCTATCATGAAAGACATTCAAGACATTCTTCACAGCTAAACCTATTTGTATTATTTAGTACACCTAACATTAcgtgttagctagcttgcttacAATCGATTTGCACCCACTTGATTTAATGTGCTAAATGAGAGGACGCAAATTTTGGCTAGATTCCTCCTTCTTTTGTGACCATGTGGTAGAGCCTTGACTTTAATTCAAGGCTTTAACGCACTGTCACCCAGTAGGTAGCACACCACCTACATAAGTAATATTCTGCTCTCGGTTCGTACCACCTGCAACCAACTTGttaacattaaattaacattgccacattaaacaaaaacatcatcACTGTATTGAATCTGTTGGCGTCCTTATCATCTCATCCTGTCTACGACCTTAAGGTAATGATTTCATAGACTGTATTTAAGAGCAAGACACATTAAGACTAACAAACAAGTTTGTTTCTGTGgcggggtggtgtggttagggcgccatctgcaggcagagagggagcgGTTTAGCTGGCACTGCAACCTCAGGTGTGTACAATTAGCAATGAATTGTCACTGCACACACCTGGGGTTGCAGTGCCAGCTAAACCTCTCCCTCTTTGACTGCAGAGGgggccctaaccacaccacctctccacagtttcatttcttgttttcatAGTTGAGAATCACATGCttacagaacacaaaataacaagCTAAAAGGTTTTACGGCTTCTTCCCTCAAAATGGTCAGTGCTAAACTAACGCTGACCACGgatgcatttcagtttgagtacgctgtgcctgtgtttgaaaTACACCGtatgcatttcagtttgagtatgctgtgtctgtgggggAAATGCACCGTGTGCATTTAAGATTGAgtacactgtgtctgtgtgggaaatgCACCATGTGCATTGCAGATTGAGTATGCTGTGTCTGGGTTGGAAATGCAGCTCAGTGATTGCgccctgtgtgtacagcagGCCCCTGTTAAAGGCAGTGTGGAGATGAAGGGGGTGCAGAGGGTGGAGTTGGGGACCCTGCTGCAGGTCACCCAGGCCTTGGAGGCGGTGGTGGGCCCATGCTTCGGTCCGTCCGGGGGCCAGGTCCTCTTCACCCGCGACTCTGGAGAGGTCCTCATCACCAGGGATGGCCGCAGGATCCTTACCTCGCTTCGGCTTGACCATCCCGTTGCCAGGTAACAGGCCCCAGAACCTGTTCTCCCTCTTactgaaatacagcacagccaacaACCTGGGGCTTCTTCCATTCCTCCAGCTCAGAAAACGTTTTTTCACCACTACGTCTTACTGCAGTATGGACAGTTCGATGTTGAGGATGTGATGTTTGCACtataaatgagaaatgaaagtATACAAGTGGAAAATGCTGtttgagtaacagtgtgtaaatcatactgcATGCAtaacagtgtgtaaatcatactgtgtgcGTAACTGTTTAAATCATGCTGTAGTAACAGTGTGTTgatcatactgtgtgagtaacagtgtgtaaatcatactgtgtgcGTAACTGTTTAAATCATGCTGTAGTAACAGTGTGTTGATCATACTGTGAGTAACACTGTATGAGTAACActgtaaatcatactgtgtgagtaagAGTGTGTAAATATTGTGTGATTAGCAATGTGTATGAGTAactgtgtaaatcatactgtatGAGTAATAGTGAGTAAAAGACTATGGATAGAGATGTGTGTGCTGATaatggtgttgtgttgtgcctGTGACAGAGTCCTGGTGGGATGTGTATCAGCACACTGTAAGATCACGGGTGATGGAGCCAAGTCCTTCCTTCTCCTGCTGGGGGCGCTTCTGCGGGGTATCCACAGCGACCATCTCCACGGCATTCAGGCCCGCCGCGTGGCTCACATTCTGCTGTCCTTCCAGACGCTCGTTTTGGATGGCGTGATCGGGCAGGGCCTCGCCCCTCGCGCCCTGTCCCTTCTCCAGGACCCCGCCCACCTGCGCCCGCTCACGGACGCCTACTTCCGGGGAAAGACGGCGAGCTCCCACTGGGGGGTCCTGAGCCAGACGGCCTGCGAGTTCTACCGCAGGTGGCGGTGTGAGCAGGACTGCACCGGCGTGACCCTGATCGCCCGCCACTTCGCCGCGCTCCACACGCCCGTACCAGGCCTGCCCGTGAGCCGGTCCCGGGTCCTCCAGGGCCTGGTGATCCACAGAGACTTTGCGGTGCGTTGCCCTGGCGACGGGCCGCTCCGAGCGCTGGCCACAAGCGTGCCGCTCCAGTCCCCTCTGGCGCCCCCTGGCGTCTCTCTGAACCTGGCGAGCGCGGCGCAGGCGCAGAGGTGCTGCGGCGGGGTGGGCGGGAGGGCAGAGCGGGGCGTGGCCTGCCTGCGCAGGCTGAGGGTGGGGCTGCTGCTCTCGGCAGCGAAGCAGTCGGAGCTGGCGCTGGACCTCGCTCGGCGGGCCGGCCTGTCCGTGGTGGAGTGCGTGGACAGTGACGAGCTGGCGCTGTTCTGTCGGCtggcgggggcggagctcttTGCCGACCCCGGTGACTGGAGCCTGATTGGAGAGGAGCACGTTGCCACGGTGACATTCTGCAAGCCCGTGGTGCTGGGTCCCGACAGGTTGGCCCACGTGGGCTtcccagaggggcggggcttggcacCGCACTGCCTGGTTCTGTGCGGGCCCAGTCCCGGCCTGGCGGAGCAGTGCAGCACGGCC
The Anguilla rostrata isolate EN2019 chromosome 19, ASM1855537v3, whole genome shotgun sequence genome window above contains:
- the LOC135245724 gene encoding Bardet-Biedl syndrome 10 protein homolog — translated: MQLSDCALCVQQAPVKGSVEMKGVQRVELGTLLQVTQALEAVVGPCFGPSGGQVLFTRDSGEVLITRDGRRILTSLRLDHPVARVLVGCVSAHCKITGDGAKSFLLLLGALLRGIHSDHLHGIQARRVAHILLSFQTLVLDGVIGQGLAPRALSLLQDPAHLRPLTDAYFRGKTASSHWGVLSQTACEFYRRWRCEQDCTGVTLIARHFAALHTPVPGLPVSRSRVLQGLVIHRDFAVRCPGDGPLRALATSVPLQSPLAPPGVSLNLASAAQAQRCCGGVGGRAERGVACLRRLRVGLLLSAAKQSELALDLARRAGLSVVECVDSDELALFCRLAGAELFADPGDWSLIGEEHVATVTFCKPVVLGPDRLAHVGFPEGRGLAPHCLVLCGPSPGLAEQCSTAFCGLFRMLQRVYEPVQSRHGQGPVQSHHMLRNVKASGERPGVHFGEGKEGALGTRTRETGPASSSVLIEAGSVLPAGGAFEFVLHHCLLQQASQRRCPDLRVACRLVAGAVLSVPRRLYPGPRFLDAQSHFLRASGAAPPSWRVRGLESLACKYQLLLSVLHTASSLLSVDLILHTHIRSQAEHSQEEEEEAEE